A genomic window from Tolypothrix sp. PCC 7910 includes:
- a CDS encoding GUN4 domain-containing protein: protein MEKFALLIGVSEYEPGLQPLPSAVKDVEAMQRILLHPEIGGFDEAIVLRNSQRQEIEETIFKLFANRKKEDLLLLYFSGHGIVTENNEFFLSTRSTNTYQGKLIPPTAVAATYIHQQMQQSKSRHQVIILDCCYSGAFTKGLHAKDTGTVNIINQLGGEGRAILTASNSTQYAFEQEGFDLSLYTHFLVEGIEKGVADQDNDGWISVEELHDFVSYKVKETSPAMTPELYPVKEGYKILLAKSPKDDPKLKYRKEVEKKAYQGKFTIPARRQLNALRPLLGLTAPEAEAIEAEVLQPYLEYRRKLQDYEQTLQDTLQEENPLSQRALDDLKDYQQFLGLRDEDIELIYKRNLLQDSIKSVSQEAPIREKEPLDPQASQPELDDLSSEKGVDYSKLRNLLAAGKWKEADYETYMVMLQAVGLKENHWIRDEELLNFPCTDLRTIDRLWVKYSNGRFGFSVQKEIYLSVGGKPDGKYYEEAWNKFGDRVGWRVESSWISYTKVTFDTSAPDGHLPVFVGLDTSQRGLVGSRMVRERREGLGEFGRVYGLGRCTRLFSRIETCKV from the coding sequence ATGGAGAAATTTGCATTGCTAATTGGGGTTAGTGAGTACGAACCTGGATTACAACCACTACCAAGTGCTGTGAAAGATGTTGAAGCAATGCAACGAATTTTACTGCACCCAGAAATTGGTGGTTTTGATGAGGCTATAGTGCTAAGAAATAGCCAAAGGCAAGAAATTGAAGAAACTATCTTCAAATTATTTGCTAACCGGAAAAAAGAAGATTTGCTACTGCTGTACTTTTCTGGACATGGTATTGTCACTGAAAATAATGAGTTTTTTCTGTCAACTCGTTCTACAAATACTTATCAAGGAAAACTGATTCCTCCAACTGCTGTAGCTGCAACTTACATACATCAACAGATGCAACAAAGCAAGTCGAGGCATCAGGTGATTATTCTAGACTGCTGTTATAGCGGTGCTTTTACCAAAGGACTCCACGCGAAAGATACAGGTACTGTCAATATTATTAATCAGTTGGGAGGAGAAGGAAGAGCAATTCTTACTGCTTCTAATTCAACTCAATATGCTTTTGAGCAAGAAGGTTTTGATTTATCTCTCTACACTCATTTTCTCGTAGAAGGAATTGAAAAAGGAGTAGCAGATCAAGATAATGACGGTTGGATATCAGTTGAAGAATTACATGATTTTGTCAGCTACAAGGTAAAAGAAACCTCTCCCGCAATGACACCGGAATTGTATCCTGTGAAGGAAGGGTACAAAATACTGCTGGCTAAGTCACCTAAAGATGATCCCAAACTCAAATACCGCAAAGAAGTAGAAAAGAAAGCATATCAAGGTAAATTTACAATTCCCGCACGTCGTCAGTTAAACGCCTTACGACCCTTGTTAGGATTAACAGCACCAGAAGCAGAAGCAATTGAGGCAGAAGTTTTGCAACCCTATTTAGAGTACAGGCGTAAGTTGCAAGATTATGAACAAACACTTCAAGACACCTTACAGGAAGAAAACCCTCTGAGTCAGCGCGCCCTTGATGATCTAAAAGATTATCAGCAATTTCTGGGCTTGCGCGATGAAGATATTGAACTTATCTATAAACGGAATTTGCTGCAAGATAGCATTAAATCCGTTTCACAAGAAGCACCAATACGAGAAAAAGAGCCACTTGATCCTCAAGCTTCACAACCTGAACTTGATGACCTTAGTTCAGAAAAAGGTGTAGACTATAGCAAACTACGCAACTTACTAGCCGCAGGCAAATGGAAAGAGGCTGATTATGAAACCTATATGGTAATGTTGCAAGCGGTAGGGCTTAAGGAAAATCACTGGATTAGGGATGAAGAACTATTAAACTTTCCCTGTACCGACCTCCGCACAATTGACCGCCTATGGGTAAAATATAGCAATGGACGCTTTGGCTTCAGCGTCCAAAAGGAAATTTACTTAAGTGTTGGTGGAAAGCCAGACGGTAAGTATTACGAAGAAGCCTGGAATAAATTTGGCGATCGCGTAGGTTGGAGAGTGGAAAGTAGCTGGATTAGTTACACAAAAGTCACTTTTGATACCTCAGCACCGGATGGACACCTCCCCGTCTTTGTGGGGTTGGACACCTCCCAGCGGGGTTTGGTTGGTAGCAGAATGGTAAGGGAAAGGAGAGAGGGTTTAGGGGAATTTGGGAGGGTTTATGGTTTGGGGCGGTGTACGCGTCTCTTCTCTCGCATCGAGACTTGTAAAGTTTAA
- a CDS encoding CHAT domain-containing tetratricopeptide repeat protein: protein MKIHKITLITLITLLTTIGQMTNNLPGFVGITQASAQTPEAQKAEADRLYNQGLQQFQTSQFEAALKSLQQALMIYRKIKDRNGEAQSLGSLGYIYYSLGDYPKVIESQQPFLALIREIKDRQREMAGLFILGVAYYSLGDYPKAIESQQQILAIARELKDINTEGTALGNLGAAYYALGDYPKAIESQQQSLTIARKMKNRKLEATVLSNLGGAYYALGDYPTMIDYQEQSLAIAREIKDRDGEAQALGNIGLAYQSLEDYPKAIDYQQQQLAMARELKDRLGEGAALGNLGNTYFSLGDYKKAIEYQQQHLAIAREIKNRLGEEQSLGNLGIAYQYLEDYAKAIEYQQQSLAIARAIKDRNGEALSLNNLGLAFYKQGNLPTAEKTLYEGIQVWESLRDQKLADTNKVSFFDTQNRTYRILQKVLIAQNKIDAALEIAERGRARAFVELLASRVSTNNKQPDKSPQALTIAEIKQIAKQQNATLIQYSILNDNFKVDGKQQTKESDLYIWVVKPTGEVTFRKADLKHLWQKDNTTLEELVTNSRINIGAGRGRGGITVSQNPDAATVKKPLQKLYDILIKDIADELPKNTKDRVIFIPQVSLFLAPFPALRDEQGKYLIEKHTILTAPAIQVLDFTHKLAQGRTTNYYNALIVGNPTMPVVSTELGQPATQLDSLPGAEQEAKTIADLLKTKAIFGKDATKANILQRLSTADVIHLATHGWADDDQGLGSWIALAPSGKDDGLLTAEEILDLKLKAQLVVLSACETGKGKLSGDGVIGLSRSLISAGVPSVLVSLWQVPDEPTQYLMVEFYKSLQTQPDKALALRQAMLKTKEKFPSPVNWAAFTLIGER, encoded by the coding sequence ATGAAAATACACAAAATTACACTGATTACCCTCATTACCCTACTCACCACTATTGGACAAATGACAAACAACCTACCCGGATTTGTGGGAATAACCCAAGCTTCAGCGCAAACCCCAGAAGCCCAGAAAGCAGAAGCTGATAGATTGTATAACCAAGGTCTTCAGCAGTTTCAAACTAGTCAATTTGAAGCTGCATTAAAATCATTGCAACAAGCACTGATGATTTACCGAAAAATTAAAGACCGTAATGGCGAGGCACAGTCCTTGGGTAGTCTCGGTTATATTTATTATTCTTTGGGAGACTATCCTAAAGTGATTGAGTCCCAACAGCCATTTTTAGCGCTCATCCGGGAAATTAAAGACCGTCAAAGGGAGATGGCGGGGCTGTTTATTCTTGGTGTTGCTTACTATTCTTTAGGAGACTACCCAAAAGCGATTGAGTCCCAGCAGCAAATTTTAGCGATCGCCCGCGAACTTAAAGATATTAATACCGAGGGAACGGCGCTGGGTAATCTGGGTGCTGCTTACTATGCTTTAGGAGACTACCCAAAAGCGATTGAGTCCCAGCAGCAAAGTTTAACGATCGCCCGTAAAATGAAAAATCGTAAACTTGAGGCTACGGTGCTAAGTAATCTGGGTGGTGCTTACTATGCTTTAGGAGACTACCCGACAATGATTGACTATCAAGAGCAAAGTTTAGCGATCGCTCGTGAAATCAAAGACCGTGACGGCGAGGCTCAAGCACTGGGTAATATTGGTCTTGCTTACCAGTCTTTGGAAGACTACCCAAAAGCCATTGACTACCAGCAGCAACAGTTAGCGATGGCTCGTGAACTCAAAGACAGATTAGGCGAGGGAGCAGCGCTGGGTAATCTCGGTAATACTTACTTTTCTTTGGGTGACTACAAAAAAGCCATTGAATACCAACAGCAACATCTAGCGATCGCCAGGGAAATTAAAAACCGTTTAGGAGAGGAACAGTCACTAGGTAATCTCGGTATTGCTTACCAGTATTTGGAAGACTATGCAAAAGCAATTGAGTATCAGCAGCAGAGTTTAGCGATCGCCCGGGCAATTAAAGACCGCAACGGCGAAGCACTGTCTTTAAACAATCTAGGACTTGCTTTCTACAAACAAGGTAATCTGCCCACAGCAGAGAAAACTCTGTATGAAGGAATTCAGGTTTGGGAATCTTTGCGAGATCAAAAGTTAGCTGATACTAACAAAGTCTCATTTTTTGACACCCAAAACAGAACCTACAGAATTTTACAAAAAGTCCTCATCGCCCAAAATAAAATTGATGCAGCTTTAGAAATAGCCGAACGCGGTCGCGCTAGGGCTTTTGTTGAGTTGTTGGCATCTCGTGTATCTACTAATAATAAACAACCGGATAAATCGCCCCAAGCACTGACAATTGCTGAGATTAAACAAATTGCTAAACAGCAAAATGCCACTCTCATTCAATACTCTATTCTTAACGATAATTTTAAAGTTGATGGTAAACAACAAACTAAAGAATCAGACCTGTATATTTGGGTTGTCAAGCCTACAGGTGAAGTTACATTCCGCAAAGCTGACCTTAAACACCTGTGGCAAAAAGATAATACAACCTTAGAAGAATTAGTTACCAATAGTCGCATAAATATTGGTGCGGGTAGAGGGCGCGGTGGTATTACCGTCAGCCAAAATCCTGATGCTGCAACCGTGAAAAAGCCATTACAAAAACTGTATGACATCTTAATTAAAGATATCGCCGATGAGTTACCAAAAAATACTAAGGATAGAGTTATTTTCATCCCTCAAGTTTCTTTATTTCTTGCACCTTTCCCAGCTTTGCGAGATGAACAAGGTAAGTATTTAATTGAAAAACATACCATCCTGACTGCCCCAGCAATTCAGGTATTAGATTTTACTCATAAATTAGCACAAGGGAGAACAACAAATTATTATAATGCCCTAATTGTTGGTAATCCTACTATGCCTGTAGTCTCTACAGAACTAGGTCAACCTGCAACACAGTTAGATTCACTACCAGGGGCGGAACAAGAAGCAAAGACTATTGCTGATTTATTAAAAACTAAAGCAATTTTCGGTAAAGATGCGACTAAAGCCAATATTCTGCAACGTTTATCAACAGCAGATGTAATTCATTTAGCTACTCACGGCTGGGCTGATGATGATCAGGGTTTAGGTAGCTGGATTGCGCTAGCACCATCGGGAAAAGATGATGGTTTACTCACGGCTGAGGAAATTTTAGATTTAAAATTAAAAGCCCAATTAGTCGTTCTGAGTGCTTGTGAAACGGGGAAAGGTAAACTTTCCGGTGATGGGGTAATTGGGTTATCGCGATCGTTAATTTCTGCCGGTGTTCCCAGCGTATTAGTTTCTCTGTGGCAAGTACCAGATGAACCGACACAATATTTAATGGTGGAGTTTTATAAGAGTTTGCAAACTCAACCAGATAAAGCGCTGGCTTTGCGTCAAGCAATGTTGAAGACAAAGGAGAAATTTCCTTCGCCTGTTAATTGGGCGGCGTTTACTTTGATTGGGGAAAGATAA
- a CDS encoding tetratricopeptide repeat protein, with protein sequence MKIHKIALLTLITLLTTIGQAPINRSAIVGIQEALAQNPQARKAEADRLLDQGVQQYQTSQFEAALRSWQQALIIYREIKDRPGEGAALGNLGSAYDSLGDYPKAIEYQQQRLAIAKEIKDRLGEGQSLGNLGLAYFDLGDYPKAIEYQQQRLAIAKEIKDRLGEGQSLGNLGIAYGALGDYPKAIEYLQQRLAIAKEIKDRLGESNALGSLGLAYFDLGDYPKAIEYQQQRLVIAKEIKDRLGEGQSLGSLGLAYYALGDYPKAIEYQQQDLAIAKEIKYRLGEGQSLGNLGLAYFDLGDYPKAIEYQQQSLVIAKEIKYRLGEGAALGNLGLAYYALGNYPKAIEYQQQSLAIAKEIKDRLGEGQSLNNLGLAFYKQGNLSAAEKTLYEGIKVKESLRDKKLADTNKVSFFDTQRNTYGTLQQVLIAENKTDAALEIAERGRARAFVELLASRVSTNNKQADKSPEPLTIAEIKQIAKQQNATFVQYSIIYNDFKVGDKQQTKESDLYIWVVKPNGEVTFRKVDLKHLWQKDNITLNKLVSTTRESLGVSDKERSIFQAEVINSGNEKIQRANLQKLHQLLIKPIADLLPTDPNQRVTFVPQNSLFLVPFPALIDEKGKSLLEKYTILTSPAIQVLDFTHQLNQGKTTNYNNALIVGNPTMPVVSTELGKPGTQLIPLPGAEVEANTIADMLKTKAIVGKDATKANILQQLSTADVIHLATHGWADDNRGLGSWIAFAPSGKDNGLLTAEEILDLKIKAQLVVLSACETGKGKLSGDGVIGLSRSLISAGVPSVLVSLWQVPDAPTQYLMVEFYKSLQTQPDKALALRQAMLKTKEKFPNPVNWAAFSLIGER encoded by the coding sequence ATGAAGATACACAAAATCGCACTTCTTACCCTCATCACTCTACTCACCACCATTGGACAAGCACCCATTAACCGCAGCGCCATTGTGGGAATACAAGAGGCGTTAGCACAAAACCCACAGGCGAGGAAAGCCGAAGCTGATAGACTTTTGGATCAAGGAGTTCAGCAGTATCAAACCAGTCAATTTGAAGCAGCCTTGCGATCGTGGCAACAAGCACTGATTATTTACCGAGAAATCAAAGACCGTCCAGGCGAAGGTGCGGCGCTGGGTAATCTCGGTAGTGCTTACGATTCATTGGGAGACTACCCAAAAGCGATTGAGTACCAGCAGCAGAGATTAGCGATCGCTAAAGAAATTAAAGATCGATTAGGCGAGGGACAGTCTCTGGGTAATCTCGGTCTTGCTTACTTTGATTTGGGAGACTACCCAAAAGCGATTGAGTACCAGCAGCAGAGATTAGCGATCGCCAAAGAAATTAAAGATCGACTAGGCGAGGGACAGTCTCTGGGTAATCTCGGTATTGCTTACGGTGCATTGGGAGACTACCCAAAAGCGATTGAGTACCTACAACAGAGATTAGCGATCGCCAAAGAAATTAAAGATCGACTAGGCGAGAGTAATGCGCTGGGTAGTCTCGGTCTTGCTTACTTTGATTTGGGAGACTACCCAAAAGCGATTGAGTACCAGCAGCAGAGATTAGTGATCGCCAAAGAAATTAAAGATCGACTAGGCGAGGGACAGTCTCTGGGTAGTCTCGGTCTTGCTTACTATGCATTGGGAGACTACCCAAAAGCGATTGAGTACCAGCAGCAGGATTTAGCGATCGCCAAAGAAATTAAATATCGACTAGGCGAGGGACAGTCTCTGGGTAATCTCGGTCTTGCTTACTTTGATTTGGGAGACTACCCAAAAGCGATTGAGTACCAGCAGCAGAGTTTAGTGATCGCCAAAGAAATTAAATATCGACTAGGCGAAGGTGCGGCGCTGGGTAATCTCGGTCTTGCTTACTATGCATTGGGAAACTACCCCAAAGCGATTGAGTACCAGCAGCAGAGTTTAGCGATCGCCAAAGAAATTAAAGATCGACTAGGTGAGGGACAGTCGTTAAACAATCTAGGACTTGCTTTCTACAAACAAGGTAATCTCAGCGCCGCAGAGAAAACCCTGTATGAAGGAATTAAGGTTAAAGAATCTCTGCGAGATAAAAAGTTAGCTGATACCAACAAAGTCTCTTTTTTTGACACCCAACGCAACACCTACGGAACTTTACAACAAGTGCTCATCGCCGAAAATAAAACTGATGCTGCTTTAGAAATTGCTGAACGCGGTCGCGCTAGGGCGTTTGTTGAGTTGTTAGCATCTCGTGTATCTACTAATAATAAACAGGCAGATAAATCACCCGAACCACTGACAATTGCTGAGATTAAACAAATTGCTAAACAGCAAAATGCCACGTTCGTTCAATATTCTATTATTTATAATGATTTCAAAGTAGGAGATAAACAACAAACTAAAGAATCAGACCTGTATATTTGGGTTGTCAAACCGAATGGTGAGGTCACATTCCGCAAAGTTGACCTCAAACATCTGTGGCAAAAAGATAATATAACTTTAAATAAATTAGTGTCCACCACCCGCGAATCCTTGGGTGTATCTGATAAAGAACGGAGTATTTTTCAAGCAGAAGTCATCAACTCTGGGAATGAAAAAATCCAACGAGCCAACTTACAAAAACTCCATCAACTATTAATTAAACCTATTGCTGACCTTTTACCAACTGACCCCAATCAACGTGTAACTTTCGTTCCGCAAAATAGTTTGTTCCTTGTTCCTTTCCCGGCACTGATAGACGAAAAAGGTAAATCCTTACTTGAAAAATACACCATTCTTACTTCACCCGCAATTCAAGTGTTAGATTTTACCCATCAATTAAATCAAGGTAAAACAACAAATTATAATAACGCTCTCATTGTCGGTAATCCAACTATGCCCGTAGTCTCTACGGAACTGGGTAAACCAGGAACACAGTTAATTCCACTACCAGGGGCGGAAGTTGAAGCAAACACGATTGCTGATATGTTAAAAACTAAAGCAATTGTTGGTAAAGATGCGACTAAAGCCAATATTCTGCAACAGTTATCAACAGCAGATGTAATTCATTTAGCTACTCACGGTTGGGCGGATGATAACCGGGGTTTGGGTAGCTGGATTGCTTTTGCACCTTCGGGTAAAGATAATGGTTTACTCACAGCTGAGGAAATTTTAGATTTAAAAATCAAAGCTCAATTAGTAGTTCTTAGTGCTTGTGAAACGGGGAAAGGAAAACTTTCCGGTGATGGGGTAATTGGGTTATCGCGATCGTTAATTTCTGCCGGTGTTCCCAGCGTATTAGTTTCTCTGTGGCAAGTACCAGATGCACCGACACAATATTTAATGGTGGAATTTTATAAAAGTTTGCAAACGCAACCAGATAAAGCGCTGGCTTTGCGTCAAGCGATGTTGAAAACAAAAGAAAAATTCCCGAACCCTGTTAATTGGGCGGCGTTTAGCTTGATTGGTGAAAGGTAA
- a CDS encoding nitrate ABC transporter ATP-binding protein (This model describes the ATP binding subunits of ATP-binding cassette (ABC) transporters for nitrate transport, or for bicarbonate transport, in bacteria and archaea.), giving the protein MQNRNLRLAETPRDTQRTGYGSVTTRQPFLEIRDVSKVYPTKTGPFTVLDGVNLNVEKGEFICVIGHSGCGKSTLLNMVSGFNFPTSGQVLLEGQPITKPGPDRMVVFQNYALLPWRTAFENIYLAVNAVYPEKPEQEKRAIVREHLAMVGLADAMEKKPMQMSGGMRQRVSIARALAIRPKVLILDEPFGALDAITKEELQEELLKIWGDNRCTVLMITHDIDEALFLADKLVMMTNGPHAKIGEVMEIPFARPRDRARIMEDPQYYKLRNYALDFLFNRFAHDDVG; this is encoded by the coding sequence ATGCAAAACCGCAATTTAAGACTAGCCGAAACTCCCAGAGATACACAAAGAACAGGATATGGAAGCGTAACTACCCGTCAGCCTTTCCTAGAAATTAGAGACGTTTCTAAAGTTTACCCCACCAAAACAGGCCCCTTCACCGTACTGGATGGCGTTAACCTCAACGTAGAAAAAGGTGAGTTTATTTGTGTAATTGGTCACTCTGGCTGTGGCAAATCCACTCTATTAAATATGGTGTCGGGTTTTAACTTTCCCACATCAGGACAAGTATTGCTAGAAGGACAACCCATCACCAAACCAGGCCCAGATAGAATGGTGGTGTTCCAAAACTATGCTTTGCTTCCCTGGCGCACAGCATTTGAAAATATTTATCTCGCTGTCAACGCAGTGTATCCTGAAAAGCCAGAACAGGAAAAAAGAGCGATCGTCCGCGAACATTTGGCAATGGTGGGACTGGCTGATGCAATGGAAAAGAAACCAATGCAGATGTCTGGGGGTATGAGGCAACGGGTTTCTATTGCCCGTGCATTGGCAATTCGTCCCAAAGTGCTGATTTTAGACGAACCTTTTGGGGCGTTAGATGCGATTACCAAAGAAGAATTACAAGAAGAATTACTGAAGATTTGGGGTGATAATCGCTGCACAGTGCTGATGATTACCCATGATATTGATGAAGCACTGTTCTTAGCAGACAAATTGGTAATGATGACCAATGGCCCACACGCCAAAATTGGGGAAGTTATGGAAATACCCTTTGCGCGTCCACGCGATCGCGCCCGCATCATGGAAGATCCACAATATTACAAGCTGCGGAACTATGCCCTAGACTTCCTATTTAACAGATTTGCCCACGATGACGTAGGGTAA